A stretch of the Conger conger chromosome 3, fConCon1.1, whole genome shotgun sequence genome encodes the following:
- the serpine1 gene encoding plasminogen activator inhibitor 1: MLYVCLWISLCLCRMGLCNILQEKQIDFGLRVFSEVSRSSPDQNIAFSPYGISSVLGMAQLGAYGSTLRALTSSMGFSLHERGAPRQQRLIQRDLSREDAVQLISGVMVDRKMSLEKSFRRGLSKAYQSSPNQLDFSEPESALTIINTLVSDYTEGMIPNFLPSGALTEETRLVLLNAIHFRGLWKVPFDPRMTQERLFHCANGSSVPVPMMHITQRFNYGDFVTEDGVDYDVIEVPYEGDSLSMLLVSPFEEDVPLSALTKGLGGKTLQEWRNGLRKVNRQLAVPRFTIDTQLDLKSALTQMGLGNLFSQKNADFSRITTEEQLCVSKVLQRVKIEVDEEGTKGSAATAAIIFSRMAVEEITLDRPFLFLIQHKPTGAVLFMGQVNQPQQH; the protein is encoded by the exons ATGCTGTATGTGTGCCTCTGGATATCCCTATGCCTGTGCAGGATGGGGCTATGCAACATCCTACAGGAGAAGCAGATCGATTTCGGACTGCGAGTCTTCTCTGAGGTTTCCCGTTCCTCCCCCGACCAGAACATTGCTTTCTCCCCGTATGGCATCTCGAGTGTCCTGGGGATGGCCCAGCTCGGAGCTTACGGCAGCACACTGAGGGCTCTGACCTCCAGCATGGGTTTCTCCTTACATG AGCGCGGGGCACCCCGGCAGCAGCGTCTCATACAGAGGGACCTCTCCAGAGAGGATGCAGTGCAGTTGATAAGTGGGGTGATGGTGGATCGTAAGATGAGTCTGGAAAAATCCTTCCGCAGGGGGCTGAGCAAAGCTTACCAGAGCAGCCCAAATCAGCTGGACTTTTCTGAGCCAGAATCTGCCCTCACAATCATCAACACCTTGGTTTCCGACTATACAGAAG GAATGATTCCTAACTTCCTCCCCTCTGGCGCTCTCACTGAGGAGACACGGCTGGTATTACTCAATGCCATCCACTTCAGGGGCCTCTGGAAGGTGCCCTTCGACCCCCGAATGACACAGGAAAGACTTTTCCATTGTGCCAATGGGAGCTCTGTGCCTGTGCCTATGATGCATATTACCCAGCGCTTCAACTATG GTGACTTTGTGACAGAAGATGGTGTGGATTATGATGTGATTGAGGTTCCATATGAAGGAGATTCCCTGAGCATGCTCCTAGTATCTCCTTTTGAAGAAGATGTACCACTTTCTGCTCTAACCAAAGGGCTTGGAGGAAAAACCCTGCAGGAGTGGAGAAATGGCCTGAGAAAAGTTAATCGGCAGCTGGCAGTACCCAG GTTCACTATTGATACACAACTGGACCTGAAGTCCGCACTCACTCAAATGGGACTGGGCAATCTCTTCAGCCAGAAGAACGCTGACTTCTCACGCATCACCA CTGAAGAGCAGTTATGTGTGTCAAAGGTTCTCCAAAGGGTAAAGATTGAAGTCGATGAAGAGGGAACTAAAGGCTCTGCAGCCACAG CTGCTATCATCTTCTCACGGATGGCTGTTGAAGAGATAACCTTAGACCGGCCATTCCTCTTCCTTATCCAACACAAACCCACAG GTGCTGTTCTGTTTATGGGTCAAGTGAACCAACCTCAGCAACACTAG
- the ap1s1 gene encoding AP-1 complex subunit sigma-1A isoform X1, whose amino-acid sequence MMRFMLLFSRQGKLRLQKWYTATAEKDKKKMVRELMQVVLARKPKMCSFLEWRDLKIVYKRYASLYFCCAVEEQDNELITLEVIHRFVELLDKYFGSVCELDIIFNFEKAYFILDEFLMGGEIQDTSKKSVLKAIEQADLLQEEDESPRSVLEEMGLA is encoded by the exons ATG ATGCGCTTCATGCTGCTGTTCAGCCGGCAGGGGAAGCTGCGGCTGCAGAAGTGGTACACAGCTACTGCGGAGAAGGACAAGAAGAAGATGGTACGTGAGCTCATGCAGGTGGTGCTGGCACGCAAGCCCAAGATGTGCAGCTTCCTGGAATGGAGGGACCTCAAGATCGTCTACAAGAG GTATGCAAGTCTATATTTCTGCTGTGCGGTGGAGGAGCAGGACAACGAACTCATTACCCTGGAGGTTATCCACCGCTTCGTTGAGCTGCTGGATAAGTACTTTGGCAGT GTGTGCGAGCTGGACATCATCTTCAACTTTGAGAAGGCTTACTTCATCCTGGATGAGTTTCTGATGGGGGGCGAGATTCAAGATACTTCCAAAAAGAGCGTCCTCAAAGCCATTGAGCAGGCGGACCTTCTTCAAGAG GAGGATGAGTCTCCAAGAAGTGTACTGGAAGAAATGGGACTGGCATAG
- the ap1s1 gene encoding AP-1 complex subunit sigma-1A isoform X2 yields the protein MRFMLLFSRQGKLRLQKWYTATAEKDKKKMVRELMQVVLARKPKMCSFLEWRDLKIVYKRYASLYFCCAVEEQDNELITLEVIHRFVELLDKYFGSVCELDIIFNFEKAYFILDEFLMGGEIQDTSKKSVLKAIEQADLLQEEDESPRSVLEEMGLA from the exons ATGCGCTTCATGCTGCTGTTCAGCCGGCAGGGGAAGCTGCGGCTGCAGAAGTGGTACACAGCTACTGCGGAGAAGGACAAGAAGAAGATGGTACGTGAGCTCATGCAGGTGGTGCTGGCACGCAAGCCCAAGATGTGCAGCTTCCTGGAATGGAGGGACCTCAAGATCGTCTACAAGAG GTATGCAAGTCTATATTTCTGCTGTGCGGTGGAGGAGCAGGACAACGAACTCATTACCCTGGAGGTTATCCACCGCTTCGTTGAGCTGCTGGATAAGTACTTTGGCAGT GTGTGCGAGCTGGACATCATCTTCAACTTTGAGAAGGCTTACTTCATCCTGGATGAGTTTCTGATGGGGGGCGAGATTCAAGATACTTCCAAAAAGAGCGTCCTCAAAGCCATTGAGCAGGCGGACCTTCTTCAAGAG GAGGATGAGTCTCCAAGAAGTGTACTGGAAGAAATGGGACTGGCATAG